One Weissella coleopterorum DNA segment encodes these proteins:
- a CDS encoding FusB/FusC family EF-G-binding protein has protein sequence MKKQLQPFQFVQITQEVQHVISAYKSVNDSKVVGVLQLDLIKLLDELSIKLEPVVEKMLEVVMEKNCTHERASKALQSLKTLVEPFPEMDEKQIDKLFKKQKKVQYPSDWTTDRYQQTYWGWDDFGNQKKYLIVPQKNRYVGLHGDMDPQPLNGLCAICHELSTVSMFSVKLKARGAAGNYTKRGNLICRNSTECNARINDPKHLERFVDYMTNR, from the coding sequence ATGAAAAAACAATTACAACCATTTCAATTTGTACAAATTACGCAAGAGGTTCAGCATGTTATTAGCGCTTATAAATCTGTGAATGATAGTAAAGTCGTAGGGGTGTTGCAGCTAGATCTAATTAAACTTTTAGATGAGCTGAGCATTAAATTGGAACCCGTTGTTGAAAAAATGTTAGAAGTCGTAATGGAAAAAAACTGTACACATGAACGGGCAAGTAAGGCATTACAAAGTTTAAAAACTTTAGTCGAGCCATTTCCGGAAATGGATGAGAAACAAATTGATAAACTATTTAAAAAACAAAAAAAGGTTCAATATCCTAGTGACTGGACAACGGACCGTTATCAACAAACTTATTGGGGCTGGGATGATTTTGGCAATCAGAAAAAATACCTGATTGTACCCCAAAAGAATCGTTATGTGGGTCTCCATGGTGACATGGATCCACAACCCTTGAACGGTCTTTGTGCGATTTGCCATGAACTTAGTACGGTTTCAATGTTTTCGGTGAAATTAAAGGCGCGTGGAGCAGCTGGTAATTACACCAAACGGGGTAACTTAATTTGCCGTAATAGTACGGAGTGTAATGCACGAATTAATGATCCTAAGCATTTAGAGCGATTTGTTGATTACATGACTAATCGTTAG
- a CDS encoding methionine ABC transporter permease — protein MFNWFNLHFQNIMMLGWGGDSGFGTALSQTLYMTIGSALIGGILGLSFGLGLVLTAASGLTPHARWFKILDFCVSVGRAIPFIIMVVVISPLTQLITQTTIGPTAALIPLAFGIFPFFARQVQVVLLSIDPGKIEAAQSYGATNWDIIWDVYLREGRAELIRISTVSLISLVGLTAMAGVIGAGGLGTTAIVTGYQRFQPDVMWLATILLLTLILIIQFSGDYLARKFQH, from the coding sequence ATGTTTAATTGGTTCAATCTTCATTTTCAAAATATCATGATGCTCGGTTGGGGTGGTGATTCTGGTTTCGGTACGGCCTTAAGTCAAACATTATACATGACCATTGGTTCGGCTTTGATCGGCGGAATTTTAGGATTAAGCTTTGGCTTAGGTTTAGTTCTAACGGCAGCATCAGGACTCACCCCGCATGCTCGTTGGTTCAAAATATTAGATTTTTGTGTTTCTGTTGGTCGGGCAATTCCTTTTATTATTATGGTCGTAGTCATCTCACCGTTAACGCAATTAATAACACAAACTACGATTGGTCCAACTGCCGCTCTAATTCCGCTCGCCTTTGGAATTTTTCCTTTTTTTGCACGCCAAGTGCAAGTCGTCTTGCTTAGCATTGATCCCGGTAAAATTGAAGCGGCGCAATCCTATGGCGCTACCAATTGGGATATTATTTGGGACGTCTATCTTCGCGAAGGGCGTGCTGAATTAATTCGGATTAGTACCGTTTCATTGATCTCCTTAGTAGGCCTAACAGCTATGGCGGGGGTCATTGGCGCCGGTGGATTAGGTACAACGGCAATTGTCACCGGATACCAACGTTTTCAACCCGACGTTATGTGGTTGGCAACTATCTTATTATTGACCTTAATTTTAATCATTCAATTCAGTGGTGATTATCTGGCCAGAAAATTTCAACATTAA
- a CDS encoding MetQ/NlpA family ABC transporter substrate-binding protein has protein sequence MKNIFKLSLTLIAITLSFTALVPLTSVSAAQKTVTVGIVGTSEQDLWKSVAKTAKKDAGITVKTKVFTDYNTPNKALVDGSLDLNAFQHANFLNNWNKSNNNQLQAIGKTYLTPMRVYANDIHAVKDLKAHAQIAIPNDPTNEGRALTLLQTAGIIKLKKSALPTLKDVKENKLQIKFKEIAADQTPSALKSVDAAIINANYAQEAHLSPKKAIYVEPINKASKQWINIIVANKKQAKNKAYQAVVQAYQTKKTEKYFKTTWGDTQLPAWNIKLK, from the coding sequence ATGAAAAATATATTCAAATTAAGTCTAACACTCATAGCAATTACCCTCTCATTTACCGCACTGGTTCCTTTGACTTCTGTCTCAGCTGCTCAAAAAACGGTGACTGTGGGAATCGTAGGCACTTCGGAACAGGATTTATGGAAATCAGTTGCTAAGACCGCTAAAAAAGATGCTGGTATTACGGTTAAAACCAAAGTATTTACCGACTATAATACCCCCAATAAGGCTCTAGTTGATGGTTCTTTAGATTTAAACGCTTTTCAACACGCTAACTTCTTAAATAATTGGAATAAATCAAACAATAATCAATTACAAGCTATCGGTAAAACCTATCTAACTCCAATGCGTGTTTACGCTAATGACATCCATGCTGTCAAGGATCTCAAAGCGCACGCACAGATCGCCATTCCAAATGACCCTACGAATGAAGGACGAGCTTTAACCTTACTTCAGACCGCTGGTATCATTAAATTAAAAAAATCGGCGTTACCCACGCTAAAAGACGTTAAAGAGAACAAACTACAAATTAAATTTAAAGAGATTGCCGCAGACCAAACACCAAGTGCTTTAAAATCGGTCGATGCTGCCATCATCAACGCCAATTATGCACAAGAGGCCCATCTGAGTCCAAAGAAAGCCATTTACGTGGAACCAATTAATAAAGCTTCCAAACAATGGATCAACATCATCGTTGCCAATAAAAAACAAGCAAAAAATAAAGCTTATCAAGCTGTTGTGCAAGCCTATCAAACCAAAAAAACTGAAAAATATTTCAAAACAACATGGGGTGATACCCAATTACCTGCTTGGAATATTAAACTGAAATAA
- a CDS encoding YoaK family protein yields the protein MINSNRKMKESVRVGALLAATAGFIDSYTFAFHDGRLASFQSGNMLQFGVYLARGNLNHALIFIWPALAFFFGAMFNQVVKRIRYVNQFQWEEFSILFEILGITVTAILEIMHAPSVLILSLLAISMALQTDTFTKLHGAPYVTTMFTGNLKRLGVALASYGLNHQSSELTKARNIGLIIASFLSGVVLATFVGIKLAGWALFLPVLALLVIWLIITADRPI from the coding sequence ATGATAAATTCTAATCGTAAAATGAAAGAGTCTGTGCGCGTCGGCGCATTGTTAGCTGCGACCGCCGGGTTCATTGACTCATACACTTTTGCTTTTCACGATGGCCGCTTGGCTTCATTTCAAAGCGGAAACATGCTCCAGTTTGGTGTCTATTTAGCACGGGGAAATCTCAATCATGCCTTGATTTTCATTTGGCCGGCACTTGCATTCTTCTTTGGAGCTATGTTTAACCAAGTTGTTAAACGGATTCGCTATGTAAATCAATTCCAATGGGAAGAATTTTCAATTCTCTTTGAAATTCTTGGCATAACTGTAACTGCCATTTTAGAAATCATGCACGCGCCCAGTGTTTTAATTCTTTCATTATTAGCCATTAGCATGGCCTTGCAGACTGATACCTTTACTAAATTACATGGGGCTCCTTATGTCACCACCATGTTTACTGGTAATCTTAAACGCTTAGGAGTCGCCTTAGCCAGTTACGGTTTAAATCATCAATCCTCCGAATTAACCAAAGCTCGCAATATTGGCTTAATTATTGCTAGTTTCTTATCAGGAGTGGTGTTAGCTACTTTTGTTGGAATTAAATTAGCTGGATGGGCGCTATTTTTGCCAGTCTTAGCATTGCTAGTTATCTGGTTGATCATCACAGCTGATCGACCAATTTAA
- a CDS encoding nicotinate phosphoribosyltransferase yields the protein MKNQFTDDGLVLHTDAYQLTMMQTYFQEGIHERQAVFELYFRDLPFKNGYAIFAGLEHILEFIEDLHFSKSDIEYMRSEPMFADDFVDYLEQWRFKATIRAPREGEVVFNNEPILQVEGSIFDAQIIETPLLNIVNYQTLIATKASRIRSVVGNQGLLEFGTRRAQEMDAALWGTRAAFIGGFDATSNVRAGKLFGIPISGTHAHALVQIYRNDYAAFKAYANTHRDCVFLVDTYDTLTSGVPSAIRVAKEMGDKINFLGVRIDSGDMAYLSKGVRKLLDDAGFEDAKIYASNDLDEETITSLKLQGAKIDVWGVGTKLITAFDQPALGAVYKVVSVEDEHGQMVDTIKISGSAVKISTPGKKQVWRVTRNVDGKSQGDYVALWDEDPRLADQIYMFHPQYTYLNKTITDFTARPILETMVVDGQVVYDLPDVQTIQTYSEQRLEHLWSEYRRGLNPQEYPVDLSQKAWDNKMKLIHDVRAYVRDLEDDGRPLAKDAIID from the coding sequence ATGAAAAATCAATTTACCGACGACGGATTAGTGCTCCACACTGATGCTTATCAACTAACCATGATGCAGACATATTTTCAAGAAGGAATTCATGAACGGCAGGCAGTTTTTGAATTATATTTTCGGGATCTTCCTTTTAAGAACGGTTATGCGATCTTTGCTGGTTTAGAACATATCTTGGAATTTATTGAAGATTTACATTTTTCAAAAAGTGATATTGAATATATGCGCTCAGAACCAATGTTTGCTGACGATTTTGTTGATTATTTGGAACAATGGCGCTTTAAAGCGACTATTCGTGCCCCGCGTGAAGGGGAGGTCGTATTTAATAACGAACCAATTTTACAAGTAGAGGGTTCAATCTTTGATGCACAAATTATTGAAACGCCGCTGTTGAATATTGTTAATTATCAAACTTTGATTGCTACGAAAGCTTCACGGATTCGCTCGGTGGTCGGCAATCAAGGACTATTAGAATTTGGAACACGTCGCGCGCAAGAAATGGATGCCGCCTTGTGGGGGACTCGGGCAGCCTTTATTGGTGGCTTTGATGCAACCTCAAATGTCCGTGCTGGAAAGTTGTTTGGGATTCCCATTAGCGGAACGCATGCCCATGCCCTAGTACAAATTTACCGGAATGACTACGCGGCTTTTAAAGCGTATGCAAATACTCATCGCGACTGCGTCTTTTTAGTGGATACCTACGATACGCTAACTTCCGGAGTTCCCAGTGCAATTCGTGTGGCCAAAGAAATGGGTGATAAAATTAATTTCTTAGGTGTGCGGATTGATTCGGGTGATATGGCCTACCTTTCTAAAGGAGTGCGTAAACTATTGGATGATGCGGGTTTTGAAGATGCAAAAATCTATGCTTCAAATGACCTTGATGAAGAGACCATTACGTCTTTGAAATTACAAGGCGCTAAAATTGATGTTTGGGGGGTCGGGACAAAATTAATTACGGCCTTTGATCAACCAGCACTTGGTGCCGTTTATAAGGTGGTGTCAGTTGAAGATGAGCATGGTCAAATGGTGGACACAATTAAAATTTCTGGCAGTGCCGTTAAAATTTCGACGCCAGGTAAAAAACAAGTTTGGCGGGTTACACGGAATGTCGACGGTAAATCACAAGGTGATTACGTTGCGCTTTGGGATGAGGATCCGCGCTTGGCAGATCAAATTTATATGTTCCATCCACAATATACTTATTTGAATAAAACGATCACGGACTTTACGGCCCGCCCCATTCTAGAAACTATGGTGGTAGATGGTCAAGTGGTTTATGATTTACCGGATGTACAAACCATTCAAACCTATTCAGAACAACGGCTCGAGCACTTATGGTCAGAATATCGACGGGGCTTAAATCCACAGGAATATCCAGTTGATTTGTCACAAAAGGCTTGGGACAATAAAATGAAATTAATCCATGATGTGCGAGCATATGTGCGCGATCTGGAAGATGATGGACGCCCGTTAGCAAAAGATGCAATCATCGATTAG
- the nadE gene encoding ammonia-dependent NAD(+) synthetase, translating into MRAKQAEIIQVLGVKPVIDPEVEYRRSVDLLKDYLLKTGLKTYVLGISGGQDSTLAGQMAETAVTELRAQTGQSDYQFIAMRLPYGTQNDEADALAAIEWQQADQVVISNIKPATQAMVESLTSAGLMMTDFNKGNIKARQRMIAQYGVAGATQGAVIGTDHAAEAVTGFYTKFGDGAADIMPLYRLDKNQGRAILAWLNAPKKFYEKVPTADLEEDHPALPDEKALGVTYEVLDQYLEGKAVAVKDAEKIERWYAQTEHKRQGAVTVFSQWWQ; encoded by the coding sequence ATGCGAGCGAAACAAGCAGAGATTATTCAAGTGTTGGGGGTCAAACCAGTAATTGATCCTGAAGTAGAATATCGACGATCTGTTGATTTGTTGAAAGATTATTTATTAAAGACGGGCTTAAAGACCTACGTTTTGGGAATCTCGGGCGGCCAGGATTCAACTTTAGCGGGCCAGATGGCTGAAACAGCGGTCACTGAGTTACGTGCTCAAACGGGGCAATCAGATTATCAATTTATTGCCATGCGTTTGCCTTACGGGACACAAAATGATGAAGCAGATGCGCTTGCTGCAATTGAATGGCAGCAAGCAGACCAAGTAGTGATTAGTAACATTAAGCCGGCTACACAAGCTATGGTGGAAAGTCTGACATCAGCAGGTTTAATGATGACAGACTTTAATAAGGGGAATATTAAAGCCCGTCAGCGGATGATCGCCCAATATGGAGTGGCCGGAGCCACGCAAGGGGCTGTAATCGGGACGGATCATGCGGCCGAAGCAGTCACCGGATTTTATACTAAATTTGGGGACGGTGCAGCCGATATTATGCCATTGTATCGCTTAGATAAAAATCAGGGTCGCGCTATTTTAGCTTGGCTCAATGCCCCTAAGAAATTCTATGAAAAAGTACCTACGGCTGATTTAGAAGAAGATCACCCCGCATTACCGGATGAAAAAGCTTTGGGCGTAACCTATGAAGTATTAGATCAATACTTAGAAGGAAAGGCAGTGGCAGTCAAAGACGCTGAAAAGATTGAACGGTGGTACGCTCAAACCGAGCATAAACGACAAGGTGCAGTGACGGTTTTCTCACAATGGTGGCAATAA
- the cysS gene encoding cysteine--tRNA ligase, protein MINVFNTMTLQKEPFSPIEPMKVSMYVCGPTVYNYIHIGNARSAIAFDTIRRYFIYRGYEVRYVSNFTDVDDKMIKAAKEQGISVPELADRYINAYEEDTKALNILPATVRPRATENITEIIEFVEALVAKNYAYAVDGDVYFRAKKYQDYGILAHQDLNEMEHNAAGRLDDEEMERKEDPMDFAVWKGAQNDGAIAWESPWGLGRPGWHIECSVMSTKYLGNHFDLHGGGIDLAFPHHTNEIAQAEAKTGEKFVNQWLHNGFVTVGDEHEKMSKSMGNFTTVHELLAELDDPMILRFMMATTQYRRPIAYSQKNLELATRNLQRIKTAYQNLAFRLNSSQTGADMLIEQKVNAIIERFVLAMDDDFNAQNGLAAIFDLAELANVYGTEPEVKAQTIEFILKSISDLMMVFGVDNLAKNDQLDQAVDELINARELARQNKDYVRADQIRNELTQQGIILEDTPQGIRWHRR, encoded by the coding sequence ATGATTAATGTTTTTAATACCATGACTTTACAAAAGGAACCATTTAGCCCAATTGAACCGATGAAGGTAAGCATGTATGTTTGTGGTCCGACCGTCTATAACTATATTCATATTGGAAATGCTCGTTCAGCAATTGCATTTGATACGATTCGACGTTATTTTATCTATCGGGGATATGAAGTACGTTATGTTTCAAATTTCACCGATGTCGATGATAAGATGATTAAAGCAGCGAAAGAGCAGGGGATTTCGGTGCCCGAGTTAGCTGATCGATATATAAATGCGTATGAAGAGGATACTAAAGCATTAAACATTCTACCAGCAACGGTTCGCCCGCGAGCCACGGAAAATATTACCGAGATTATAGAATTTGTTGAGGCCTTGGTAGCTAAAAATTATGCGTACGCGGTAGATGGTGATGTTTATTTTCGAGCTAAAAAATATCAAGATTATGGAATATTAGCGCACCAAGACTTGAATGAGATGGAACATAATGCCGCTGGCCGGCTGGATGACGAAGAAATGGAACGAAAAGAAGATCCGATGGACTTTGCCGTTTGGAAGGGCGCCCAAAATGACGGAGCGATTGCATGGGAGTCGCCATGGGGACTCGGACGGCCAGGTTGGCACATTGAGTGCTCAGTTATGTCGACAAAGTATTTGGGAAATCATTTTGATTTGCATGGTGGTGGCATTGATTTAGCCTTTCCACATCATACTAACGAAATTGCACAAGCTGAAGCCAAAACAGGTGAAAAATTTGTCAATCAGTGGCTCCATAATGGATTTGTGACCGTCGGAGATGAACATGAAAAAATGTCCAAGTCGATGGGGAACTTTACCACTGTTCACGAATTATTAGCAGAGCTTGATGATCCGATGATTCTTCGGTTTATGATGGCTACCACCCAATATCGACGACCTATTGCATATTCGCAAAAAAATCTTGAGCTTGCTACGCGTAATTTACAACGGATTAAGACAGCCTATCAAAATTTAGCCTTCCGTTTGAACAGTAGTCAAACGGGCGCCGACATGTTGATCGAACAAAAAGTGAACGCGATTATTGAACGTTTCGTTTTGGCGATGGATGATGATTTTAATGCTCAAAATGGTTTGGCGGCGATTTTTGATTTAGCCGAGTTAGCAAATGTCTATGGGACTGAACCTGAAGTTAAAGCACAGACAATTGAATTTATTTTAAAGTCGATAAGTGACTTAATGATGGTCTTTGGGGTGGATAATTTAGCTAAAAATGATCAATTAGATCAAGCAGTTGATGAACTGATTAATGCGCGTGAGTTAGCTCGTCAGAATAAAGATTATGTTCGAGCAGATCAAATTAGAAATGAATTAACGCAACAAGGAATTATTTTAGAAGACACACCACAAGGGATTCGCTGGCATCGGAGATAA
- a CDS encoding Mini-ribonuclease 3 produces the protein MDENINYQQLNGLDLAYLGDAVYETYIRQHLLAKGITKPGRLQRQAKAFVSAKAHAALFELMEADNFLTETELTFFKRGRNANSHTKAKNTDVVTYRISTGFEALIGYLHASQQFTRLDEVVTWVINQVESGQTRYYGTKK, from the coding sequence ATGGATGAAAATATTAATTATCAGCAATTAAACGGATTGGATTTAGCATATCTAGGGGATGCGGTTTATGAAACCTATATCCGACAGCACCTTTTAGCTAAAGGCATTACGAAACCAGGACGATTACAGAGACAGGCCAAAGCATTTGTGTCAGCTAAAGCGCATGCGGCATTATTTGAGTTAATGGAAGCTGATAATTTTTTAACTGAAACGGAATTAACGTTTTTTAAACGCGGACGGAATGCTAATTCCCATACTAAAGCAAAAAATACCGATGTCGTCACTTATCGAATTTCAACAGGCTTTGAAGCGCTCATCGGCTATTTACATGCCAGTCAGCAATTTACAAGACTGGATGAAGTTGTTACGTGGGTCATTAATCAAGTAGAAAGCGGGCAGACCAGATACTATGGAACCAAGAAATAA
- the rlmB gene encoding 23S rRNA (guanosine(2251)-2'-O)-methyltransferase RlmB yields the protein MEPRNKQIKPRKNKKQVNPKSDRKFKPKQIKHHDEEPSVVDTAVEFVYGHHASVEALKGTTEINKVWLQTGVAETLHQEIVALAKKRGLVIQDAPKSKLDELVDGQNHQGIVLSIAAYAYATIDDLFQKAEAKGEQPFFLILDSIEDPHNLGSILRTADAAGVHGIIIPKRRAVQLTATVAKTSTGAIEHVPVARVTNLVQTVEQLKERGLWIFGTDMDGKDYRKWDARGAVALIIGNEGKGIAPLLKKSVDEMLTIPMVGHVQSLNASVAASLLIYSGFNSRHPF from the coding sequence ATGGAACCAAGAAATAAGCAGATAAAACCACGAAAAAATAAAAAACAGGTCAATCCAAAATCAGATCGAAAATTTAAGCCAAAGCAAATTAAACACCATGATGAAGAGCCGTCAGTGGTTGATACAGCAGTTGAATTTGTTTATGGACACCATGCCTCTGTAGAAGCCCTAAAAGGAACCACTGAAATTAATAAAGTGTGGCTACAAACTGGTGTTGCTGAAACACTTCATCAAGAGATCGTTGCGCTAGCTAAAAAACGTGGCTTGGTGATCCAAGATGCACCTAAGTCAAAATTAGATGAATTAGTGGACGGACAAAATCATCAGGGAATTGTCTTATCAATTGCCGCCTATGCTTACGCCACAATTGATGATTTATTCCAAAAAGCTGAAGCTAAAGGTGAACAACCATTTTTTTTGATTTTAGATTCAATTGAGGATCCACATAACCTTGGTTCTATTTTGCGAACGGCTGATGCAGCTGGAGTACATGGAATTATTATTCCCAAGCGTCGTGCCGTTCAATTAACAGCTACGGTGGCAAAAACATCCACTGGAGCGATTGAGCATGTGCCCGTGGCCCGTGTAACTAATTTGGTTCAAACAGTGGAACAACTAAAGGAACGTGGTTTGTGGATCTTTGGAACTGACATGGATGGCAAAGATTATCGAAAGTGGGATGCCCGAGGAGCTGTGGCCTTGATTATTGGAAACGAAGGTAAGGGGATTGCACCACTATTGAAAAAATCAGTGGATGAGATGTTGACGATCCCAATGGTTGGACATGTACAATCACTTAACGCCTCTGTGGCAGCCAGCCTTTTGATTTATAGTGGGTTTAATTCACGGCATCCATTTTAA
- a CDS encoding RNA polymerase sigma factor: MSQIGITYEQYLRLKANDGSVFAELYQLYRPLIWKQFRQRPKELTEADWRQEVSILLMKTAKALQPTDYRAFTKYFQTACWRRIYRLKQQSINYHQMIVPLENQTVEEILPLGGGHHLQLIERLLNIQWSTKQLTIAQQNLLLLSVAGYKGTEIALILNQTVTQVRTNLMRIRKKLRRAD; the protein is encoded by the coding sequence ATGAGTCAGATTGGAATAACCTATGAGCAATATCTACGATTGAAAGCCAATGATGGTTCTGTTTTCGCTGAATTATATCAATTATATCGACCGTTAATTTGGAAACAGTTTCGCCAACGTCCTAAAGAACTGACTGAAGCAGATTGGCGACAAGAAGTCAGTATTTTACTCATGAAAACAGCAAAAGCACTTCAACCAACAGATTATCGTGCTTTTACAAAATATTTTCAAACGGCTTGTTGGCGTCGCATTTATCGCTTGAAACAGCAATCCATCAATTATCATCAAATGATCGTTCCATTAGAAAACCAAACAGTGGAAGAAATATTGCCACTGGGTGGTGGACACCATTTACAGCTAATCGAAAGATTATTGAATATCCAGTGGAGTACAAAGCAACTGACGATTGCTCAACAAAATTTGTTGTTGCTGTCAGTTGCGGGCTATAAAGGGACCGAAATCGCATTGATCTTAAATCAAACGGTTACGCAGGTCCGCACTAATTTGATGCGAATTCGAAAAAAGTTAAGACGAGCAGATTAA
- the rpmG gene encoding 50S ribosomal protein L33, whose product MGVKKVALACSVCASRNYMVTKKPERMERLEVKKYCSFCGHHTLHRETM is encoded by the coding sequence ATGGGAGTTAAAAAGGTAGCTTTAGCATGTAGCGTCTGTGCTTCGCGTAATTATATGGTTACAAAAAAGCCAGAACGCATGGAACGCCTTGAAGTAAAAAAGTATTGCTCATTTTGTGGACATCATACTTTACATCGGGAAACAATGTAA
- the secE gene encoding preprotein translocase subunit SecE translates to MKFLGSVASEMRRVTWPTFGENMRDTGIVLWTSIFFALFFGGVDWLLEQGILLLSK, encoded by the coding sequence ATGAAGTTTTTAGGATCAGTTGCATCAGAAATGCGGCGTGTAACTTGGCCAACCTTTGGCGAAAATATGCGTGACACGGGAATTGTTTTATGGACATCGATTTTCTTCGCCCTATTTTTTGGTGGAGTCGACTGGCTCTTAGAACAAGGAATTTTACTCTTGTCCAAGTAA
- the nusG gene encoding transcription termination/antitermination protein NusG, whose translation MEALMVESVEAEWYVLQTYSGYENKVKSSLESRIETMNMIDYIYRVIVPEQEVVDRDKDGMPVRDADGAIKTHMENEYPGYVLVKMVMTNEAWYVVRNTPNVTGFLGSRGGGAKPVSLTADEAATFLHRYDDDGNPLDAEAEVTREELKLDAGVGDYVRIIAGPMADQEGPITEIDADKAEVTVLVTFFGRETPTQVSFAEVEPVKY comes from the coding sequence ATGGAGGCACTAATGGTTGAATCAGTTGAAGCGGAATGGTACGTCTTGCAAACGTATTCAGGGTATGAAAATAAAGTTAAATCTAGTTTGGAATCTCGAATTGAAACAATGAACATGATTGACTATATCTATCGTGTGATCGTACCAGAACAAGAAGTGGTGGACCGTGATAAAGACGGAATGCCTGTTCGTGATGCTGATGGGGCAATTAAAACCCATATGGAAAATGAATATCCTGGGTATGTTTTGGTTAAGATGGTTATGACCAATGAAGCTTGGTATGTCGTCCGAAATACGCCAAACGTTACGGGATTTCTTGGTTCACGTGGTGGTGGGGCTAAGCCAGTTTCACTAACCGCAGATGAAGCAGCAACCTTCTTGCATCGTTATGATGATGATGGTAATCCATTAGATGCTGAAGCGGAAGTAACCCGTGAGGAATTGAAGTTAGATGCTGGAGTGGGTGATTACGTTAGAATTATTGCTGGACCGATGGCCGATCAAGAAGGTCCCATTACTGAAATTGATGCCGATAAGGCTGAAGTAACAGTTTTGGTTACCTTCTTTGGTCGCGAAACACCGACGCAAGTTTCATTTGCTGAAGTAGAACCAGTTAAGTATTAA
- a CDS encoding nucleoside 2-deoxyribosyltransferase, with protein sequence MLSENEVMQELFKLEKAYVNMEKVPGARSIYLAHSWWTDTQIDATLATYESLLKNPTIAHIHVPLMHQYKGMAFTEDGDFKPDFEWATMTYKADIRAIDNSDLIVATYPADAPDMGEAVEIGYAIGTNKPVVMGYYGDINKNPVNLMVSFGADAYVYNPEEFASFDFLDIESKAFEGKII encoded by the coding sequence ATGTTATCTGAAAATGAAGTTATGCAAGAGTTATTTAAATTAGAAAAAGCCTACGTAAATATGGAAAAAGTACCCGGAGCTCGCTCAATCTATCTAGCTCACTCTTGGTGGACTGACACACAAATTGATGCGACTTTAGCAACCTACGAATCATTATTAAAAAACCCTACAATCGCCCACATTCACGTTCCATTAATGCACCAATACAAAGGCATGGCTTTTACAGAAGACGGAGATTTTAAACCTGACTTCGAATGGGCAACGATGACTTATAAGGCAGATATTCGAGCAATTGATAATTCAGATTTGATTGTAGCAACATATCCTGCTGATGCACCTGATATGGGCGAAGCCGTCGAAATTGGTTATGCTATCGGAACAAATAAACCCGTTGTCATGGGATATTATGGAGACATTAATAAAAATCCCGTGAACTTGATGGTGAGTTTTGGTGCCGATGCATATGTATATAACCCCGAAGAATTTGCATCATTTGACTTTTTGGATATTGAATCAAAAGCATTTGAAGGTAAAATCATATAA